In Vigna angularis cultivar LongXiaoDou No.4 chromosome 8, ASM1680809v1, whole genome shotgun sequence, one DNA window encodes the following:
- the LOC108345626 gene encoding ABSCISIC ACID-INSENSITIVE 5-like protein 2, giving the protein MGSQGGAVQEANTTTPLVRQGSLYNLTLDEVHNQIGNLGKPLGCMNLDELLKSVWSADMQDGQAASDSSLNPQGNVTLSRDLSRKTVDEVWRDMQLKKDEKTQKRNPTLGEMTLEDFLVKAGVVGDSNGGSLQHGHWMQYQHSSVQHQNMVGGYVTGHAIQQPFVLDASYSEPASVIGALSDTQTPCRKRLASGDVVEKTVERRHKRMIKNRESAARSRARRQAYTQELEIKVKQLEEENERLRRLNEIEKALPSVPPPEPKQQLRRTNSAIF; this is encoded by the exons ATGGGATCTCAAGGTGGGGCAGTTCAAGAGGCAAACACTACTACCCCTTTGGTTAGGCAAGGATCCTTGTACAATCTGACCCTAGATGAGGTGCATAACCAGATTGGGAATTTGGGGAAGCCACTTGGCTGCATGAATCTTGATGAGCTGCTGAAGAGTGTGTGGAGTGCTGACATGCAGGATGGCCAAGCTGCTTCAGATTCCTCCCTGAATCCTCAGGGCAATGTAACTTTGTCAAGGGATCTTAGCAGGAAAACTGTTGATGAGGTGTGGAGAGATATGCAACTGAAGAAGGATGAGAAAACCCAGAAAAGAAATCCTACACTTGGTGAGATGACTCTGGAGGATTTCTTGGTGAAAGCTGGAGTGGTCGGTGATTCAAATGGAGGTTCCTTACAGCATGGTCATTGGATGCAATACCAGCATTCTTCAGTGCAGCATCAGAATATGGTTGGGGGTTATGTGACTGGCCATGCCATTCAGCAGCCTTTTGTTCTTGATGCATCATACTCTGAGCCAGCTTCTGTAATAGGAGCTTTATCTGATACACAAACTCCCTGTCGAAAAAGGCTTGCCTCTGGTGATGTGGTGGAGAAAACTGTGGAGAGGAGGCACAAGAGAATGATTAAAAATAGAGAATCTGCTGCTAGATCTCGGGCAAGAAGACAG GCATACACACAAGAACTGGAGATTAAAGTTAAGCAGTTAGAAGAGGAGAATGAAAGGCTTAGAAGACTGAAT GAGATTGAGAAGGCATTGCCATCTGTGCCACCACCTGAGCCCAAACAACAGCTTCGCAGAACTAATTCAGCCATCTTTTGA
- the LOC108345625 gene encoding L-2-hydroxyglutarate dehydrogenase, mitochondrial, which translates to MLKQTVQRLGGCISASRRNGDVHMKWKKHLFGNWVRSMSSKPQSNDNRSTSYSVPKERVECVVIGAGVVGIAVARALALKGRKVLVVESAPTFGTGTSSRSSEVIHAGIYYPANSFKAIFCVRGRDMLYEYCSQHDIPHKQIGKLIVATRSSEIPKLCDILDRGIQNGVDGLKMVDGVDAMKIEPELQCMKAILSPVTGIVDSHSLMLSLVGEAENHGATFTYNSTVIGGHVEGNDICVHVTETDRLKEWKGTSILHPELLLSSKLIVNSTGLSAPALANRFRGLKSGVVPPSYYARGCYFTLSNTKVSPFRHLIYPIPEDGGIGVHVTIDLNGQVKFGPNVEWIDSVDDISSFQNKFDYSVNPNRAERFYPEIRKYYPNLKDGSLEPGYSGIRPKLSGPSQLPADFVIQGEEIHGIPGLINLFGIESPGLTSSMAIAEFICTRFVG; encoded by the exons ATGCTGAAACAAACAGTTCAAAGGTTGGGAGGATGCATATCAGCATCAAGAAGAAATGGTGATGTTCATATGAAATGGAAGAAACACTTATTTGGCAATTGGGTGAGAAGCATGAGCAGCAAGCCCCAAAGTAATGACAACAGGTCAACCTCGTACAGTGTTCCAAAGGAGAGAGTGGAGTGCGTAGTGATAGGGGCTGGTGTTGTTGGCATAGCAGTGGCAAGAGCTCTAGCACTCAAGGGCAGGAAAGTGTTGGTCGTAGAATCAGCCCCCACCTTTGGAACCGGGACCAGTTCCCGAAGCAGTGAAGTTATTCATGCTGGAATCTATTACCCTGCCAATTCTTTCAAG GCAATTTTTTGTGTAAGGGGAAGAGATATGTTATATGAGTATTGCTCCCAGCATGATATTCCACATAAACAAATTGGTAAGCTTATAGTGGCTACTAGATCTTCTGAGATTCCAAAGCTATGTGATATTTTAGATCGTGGGATTCAAAATGGGGTTGATGGTTTGAAGATGGTGGATGGTGTTGATGCCATGAAAATAGAGCCTGAATTGCAATGCATGAAAGCAATACTATCACCTGTCACTGGGATTGTTGATTCTCATTCATTAATGCTTTCTTTAGTG GGGGAAGCTGAAAATCATGGAGCAACCTTCACGTACAATTCAACAGTCATTGGTGGCCATGTCGAAGGGAATGATATTTGTGTTCATGTGACAGAAACTGACCGTCTTAAAGAATGGAAAGGAACATCAATTTTGCATCCAGAACTACTACTAAGTTCTAAACTCATTGTGAACTCTACTGGCCTAAGTGCCCCTGCCCTTGCAAATAGATTTCGTGGCCTAAAAAGTGGAGTTGTTCCTCCTTCTTACTATGCACGGGGTTGCTACTTTACCTTATCTAATACTAAAGTCTCTCCGTTTAGACATTTGATATATCCTATACCAGAGGATGGTGGCATTGGAGTGCATGTTACTATAGACTTGAATGGTCAGGTCAAGTTTGGCCCAAATGTTGAATGGATTGACAGTGTTGATGATATCTCAAGCTTTCAGAATAA GTTTGATTATTCGGTGAATCCAAATCGTGCTGAACGATTTTATCCAGAGATAAGAAAATATTACCCAAATCTGAAGGACGGTTCTCTGGAACCTGGATATTCAGGGATCAGACCTAAACTTTCGGGACCTTCACAGCTACCTGCTGATTTTGTTATACAG GGAGAGGAAATTCATGGAATACCTGGTCTTATTAATCTTTTCGGAATAGAGTCACCTGGTCTAACATCAAGCATGGCTATTGCAGAATTTATCTGTACAAGATTCGTGGGATGA
- the LOC108345155 gene encoding transcription factor MYB30: protein MSAEMNVFPSPPVAVIGLQCFNIIGVMGHVGDMKSESSDIPFQILNPKSVEEEESSGVEATGLSLKPGEELQANSYPAKGKIRHTKLCARGHWRSAEDAKLKEFVAQFGPQNWNSMAEHLPGRSGKSCRLRWFNQLDPRINRKAFSEEEEEKLLNAHKVYGNKWATISRLFPGRTDNAVKNHWHVIMARRQREKSCVFRRRKPTFQILPPKDLDLILPVNGCSESTISSTIIDESASTGTNLSFTSSSAKSTPLPFLNHCQVQNVQTFGGALMGLSGESRTPDRDVSFNKHFGAGKGSSETGHMGRVMGVDQSHYSDSNSSEVSESVATNKTTNLSMYGESDNSANMLFIDFLGVGTT from the exons ATGAGCGctgaaatgaatgtttttccTTCACCTCCTGTTGCTGTTATTGGTCTCCAGTGTTTCAACATTATAGGGGTGATGGGTCATGTTGGAGACATGAAATCTGAAAGTTCTGATATACCTTTTCAGATTTTGAATCCCAAAAGCGTGGAGGAAGAAGAATCTTCTGGGGTTGAAGCCACTGGCTTGTCTTTGAAACCTGGTGAAGAGCTTCAAGCTAATAGTTATCCTGCTAAAGGGAAAATCAGACACACTAAGCTTTGTGCAAGAGGACATTGGAGATCAGCTGAAGATGCCAAACTTAAAGAGTTTGTTGCACAATTTGGACCTCAAAATTGGAACTCAATGGCAGAACATCTTCCAGGAAGATCAG GAAAAAGTTGCAGATTGAGGTGGTTTAATCAGTTAGATCCTAGAATTAACAGAAAGGCTTtcagtgaggaagaagaggaaaaacTCTTGAATGCTCACAAAGTGTATGGTAACAAATGGGCCACGATTTCTAGACTCTTCCCAGGTAGGACTGATAATGCAGTGAAGAACCATTGGCATGTGATCATGGCTAGGAGGCAAAGGGAAAAGTCATGTGTCTTCAGAAGGAGAAAACCCACGTTTCAGATCCTTCCACCAAAGGATTTGGATTTGATCTTGCCAGTGAATGGATGCAGTGAATCAACCATTTCAAGCACCATCATTGATGAATCTGCTTCAACAGGAACTAACCTCTCCTTCACTTCCTCTtcagcaaaatcaactcctctGCCTTTTCTAAACCATTGTCAAGTTCAGAATGTCCAAACCTTTGGTGGTGCTCTAATGG GTTTATCTGGGGAAAGCAGGACACCAGACAGGGATGTGAGTTTCAACAAGCATTTTGGTGCTGGGAAAGGTTCATCTGAGACTGGACACATGGGAAGGGTAATGGGTGTGGACCAATCTCATTACTCAGATTCAAACTCATCAGAAGTTTCAGAATCAGTTGCCACCAACAAGACTACCAATTTATCAATGTATGGGGAAAGTGATAACAGCGCCAACATGTTATTCATTGATTTTCTTGGAGTAGGAACTACataa